Proteins encoded in a region of the Streptacidiphilus rugosus AM-16 genome:
- a CDS encoding IS701 family transposase, whose protein sequence is MTRRVPCPPAPGPLEAYAARFDDLFSNLAQRRGFREYLAGLLLPRDRNKTLTCLVGTEPVVGAQHAAVQRLQFFLSESTWDHEKINARRVALLLGDPATRPHPDGVLVIDDSGDRKDGKKTAHVGRQWLGRLGKTDNGIVTVTTCWADENLYYPLHAVPYSPAHHFPKGKSDPGFRTKLRIAAELARTARTAGVTFRAVAADCAYGDQDGFRRDLAEAGLPFVVALKPSHGAWAYGKDAYTPVDAARALTWTDAEDPGDWTRVERTFRDGHTETWWAAEATLGWWGPDGNVRLVVATTEPATLPAQSTWYLATDLPRPGSPREADSPEPAAGLAEVVRIYGIRHWIEQSYKQVKDELGWADFQVRSDTAIRRHQTLVTCAFSFCWDTWFAGPLQESGAEDPEDPPAATSAEPAERGPAQTPSAPTVQLAQGDPRRPGLARPLDQPPTLLASLDQRAPATRTPGPDQPRRRRPRA, encoded by the coding sequence GCTTCGATGACCTCTTCTCCAATCTGGCACAGCGGCGCGGGTTCCGCGAGTATCTTGCGGGGCTGCTGCTGCCGCGGGACCGCAACAAGACGCTGACCTGCCTGGTCGGCACCGAACCCGTCGTCGGCGCCCAGCACGCGGCGGTGCAGCGGCTCCAGTTCTTCCTGTCCGAGTCGACCTGGGACCACGAAAAGATCAATGCCCGCCGGGTGGCACTGCTGCTCGGCGACCCCGCGACCAGGCCGCACCCGGACGGGGTGCTGGTGATCGACGACTCGGGCGACCGCAAGGACGGGAAGAAAACCGCGCACGTCGGCCGACAGTGGCTGGGCCGGCTGGGCAAGACCGACAACGGCATCGTCACCGTGACCACGTGCTGGGCCGACGAGAACCTCTACTACCCGCTGCACGCCGTGCCCTACAGCCCCGCCCACCACTTCCCCAAGGGCAAGAGCGACCCCGGCTTCCGCACGAAGCTGCGAATCGCCGCGGAACTGGCCCGCACCGCCAGGACCGCCGGAGTGACCTTCCGGGCCGTGGCCGCCGACTGCGCCTACGGCGACCAGGACGGCTTCCGCCGGGATCTCGCGGAGGCCGGGCTGCCGTTCGTCGTGGCCCTGAAACCCAGCCACGGCGCCTGGGCCTACGGCAAGGACGCCTACACGCCCGTCGACGCCGCCCGCGCCCTGACCTGGACCGACGCGGAGGATCCAGGGGACTGGACCCGGGTCGAGCGCACCTTCCGCGACGGGCACACCGAGACCTGGTGGGCCGCCGAGGCGACGCTGGGCTGGTGGGGGCCCGACGGAAACGTCCGTCTGGTCGTGGCCACCACCGAGCCGGCCACACTGCCCGCGCAGTCCACCTGGTACCTGGCCACCGACCTGCCCCGGCCCGGCAGCCCGCGCGAGGCGGACAGCCCCGAACCGGCCGCCGGCCTGGCAGAAGTCGTCCGGATCTACGGCATCAGGCACTGGATCGAGCAGAGCTACAAGCAGGTCAAGGACGAACTGGGCTGGGCCGACTTCCAGGTCCGCTCCGACACTGCTATCCGCCGCCACCAGACCCTGGTCACCTGCGCGTTCTCGTTCTGCTGGGACACCTGGTTCGCCGGGCCTCTGCAGGAGTCCGGCGCCGAGGACCCCGAGGACCCGCCCGCCGCCACATCGGCGGAACCGGCTGAGAGGGGGCCTGCGCAGACCCCATCAGCCCCGACCGTCCAGCTGGCCCAAGGCGATCCGCGCCGTCCGGGCCTGGCTCGACCCCTGGACCAGCCTCCAACGCTGCTGGCGAGCCTGGACCAACGCGCCCCCGCCACCCGAACTCCAGGCCCTGATCAACCACGTCGGCGCAGGCCACGCGCTTGA
- a CDS encoding IS3 family transposase (programmed frameshift) yields MGTSKYSPEFRADAVALYHATPGGTYASVAQDVGVNHETLRIWVRDAEAAARPGAGEASAMEKENRQLRARVKELELEREILRRAAKYFAPGDQLVSSRFQFVEDHRDAYGVKRLCRMMQVSRSGFYRWLAGADARMERARADAELAERIARIHTDSDGTYGVPRVTAELRDAGDRINHKRVERVMRTFGIVGLHLRKKVRTTIPEPSATPVPDLLDRDFTAARPNTRYVGDITYLPIGGGQFLYLATVLDLCSKRLAGWSIADHMRTSLVTDALRAAAAARGAAGLRGAIFHSDNGAQYGSRDFAHVCAELGVTRSRGAVGTSADNAAAESFNATMKRETLQGRKRWNGAREARLAVFRWVTRYNTRRRHSSLGQISPVTYEQRSTTLVVAA; encoded by the exons TTGGGGACGTCGAAGTACAGCCCTGAGTTCAGGGCCGATGCCGTCGCGCTGTACCACGCCACGCCGGGCGGTACGTACGCGTCGGTGGCCCAGGACGTGGGCGTCAACCACGAGACGCTGCGGATCTGGGTGCGTGATGCGGAGGCGGCTGCCCGGCCGGGGGCCGGTGAGGCGAGCGCGATGGAGAAGGAGAACCGGCAGCTGCGGGCGCGGGTGAAGGAGCTCGAGCTCGAGCGGGAGATCCTGCGCAGGGCCGCGAAGTATTTCGCCC CGGGAGACCAGCTGGTGAGCAGCCGCTTTCAGTTCGTCGAGGATCACCGGGACGCCTACGGCGTGAAGCGGCTGTGCCGGATGATGCAGGTCTCGCGGTCCGGGTTCTACCGGTGGCTGGCCGGCGCGGACGCGCGCATGGAACGGGCGAGGGCGGACGCGGAGCTTGCCGAGCGGATCGCCCGGATCCACACCGACTCGGACGGGACCTACGGGGTTCCGCGCGTCACCGCCGAGCTGCGGGATGCCGGGGACCGGATTAACCACAAGCGCGTGGAACGCGTGATGCGCACGTTCGGCATCGTCGGGCTGCACCTGCGCAAGAAGGTCCGCACCACGATCCCCGAGCCGTCGGCGACACCGGTGCCGGACCTGCTGGACCGTGACTTCACCGCGGCCAGGCCGAACACCAGGTACGTGGGCGACATAACCTACCTGCCCATCGGTGGCGGCCAGTTCCTTTACCTGGCCACGGTGTTGGACCTGTGCTCGAAACGGCTGGCGGGCTGGTCGATCGCCGACCACATGCGCACGTCCCTGGTGACCGACGCCCTGCGGGCCGCCGCGGCCGCCCGCGGCGCAGCCGGACTGCGCGGGGCGATTTTCCACAGCGACAACGGGGCCCAGTACGGGTCCAGGGACTTCGCGCACGTCTGCGCGGAGCTCGGCGTGACCAGATCGCGCGGCGCAGTGGGCACCAGCGCGGACAACGCCGCCGCGGAGAGCTTCAACGCGACCATGAAACGCGAGACGCTCCAGGGACGGAAACGGTGGAACGGGGCCCGCGAAGCCCGACTCGCCGTCTTCCGGTGGGTGACCCGCTACAACACCCGGCGGCGGCACTCCAGCCTCGGCCAGATCAGCCCGGTCACCTACGAACAACGATCAACTACGCTGGTCGTTGCCGCATGA
- a CDS encoding IS701 family transposase — protein sequence MSTTWGKRPYSPAHHFPKGKSDPGFRTKLRIAAELARTARTAGVTFRAVAADCAYGDQDGFRRDLAEAGLPFVVALKPSHGAWAYGKDAYTPVDAARALTWTDAEDPGDWTPVERTFRDGHTETWWAAEATLGWWGPDGNVRLVVATTDPATLPAQSTWYLATDLPRPGSPREADSPEPAAGLAEVVRIYGIRHWIEQSYKQVKDELGWADFQVRSDTAIRRHQTLVTCAFSFCWDTWFAGPLQESGAEDPEDPPAATSAEPAERGPAQTPSAPTVQLAQGDPRRPGLARPLDQPPTLLASLDQRAPATRTPGPDQPRRRRPRA from the coding sequence GTGTCCACGACCTGGGGGAAGCGCCCCTACAGCCCCGCCCACCACTTCCCCAAGGGCAAGAGCGACCCCGGCTTCCGCACGAAGCTGCGAATCGCCGCGGAACTGGCCCGCACCGCCAGGACCGCCGGAGTGACCTTCCGGGCCGTGGCCGCCGACTGCGCCTACGGCGACCAGGACGGCTTCCGCCGGGATCTCGCGGAGGCCGGGCTGCCGTTCGTCGTGGCCCTGAAACCCAGCCACGGCGCCTGGGCCTACGGCAAGGACGCCTACACGCCCGTCGACGCCGCCCGCGCCCTGACCTGGACCGACGCGGAGGATCCAGGGGACTGGACCCCGGTCGAGCGAACCTTCCGCGACGGGCACACCGAGACCTGGTGGGCCGCCGAGGCGACGCTGGGCTGGTGGGGGCCCGACGGAAACGTCCGTCTGGTCGTGGCCACCACCGACCCGGCCACACTGCCCGCGCAGTCCACCTGGTACCTGGCCACCGACCTGCCCCGGCCCGGCAGCCCGCGCGAGGCGGACAGCCCCGAACCGGCCGCCGGCCTGGCAGAAGTCGTCCGGATCTACGGCATCAGGCACTGGATCGAGCAGAGCTACAAGCAGGTCAAGGACGAACTGGGCTGGGCCGACTTCCAGGTCCGCTCCGACACTGCTATCCGCCGCCACCAGACCCTGGTCACCTGCGCGTTCTCGTTCTGCTGGGACACCTGGTTCGCCGGGCCTCTGCAGGAGTCCGGCGCCGAGGACCCCGAGGACCCGCCCGCCGCCACATCGGCGGAACCGGCTGAGAGGGGGCCTGCGCAGACCCCATCAGCCCCGACCGTCCAGCTGGCCCAAGGCGATCCGCGCCGTCCGGGCCTGGCTCGACCCCTGGACCAGCCTCCAACGCTGCTGGCGAGCCTGGACCAACGCGCCCCCGCCACCCGAACTCCAGGCCCTGATCAACCACGTCGGCGCAGGCCACGCGCTTGA
- the tnpA gene encoding IS200/IS605 family transposase, producing the protein MRRGRTVVRTLQAHLVLTPKYRRGPFTDEILRRCEETMRAVRADFETELVEFNGERDHVHLLVHYPPKVALSRLVGSLKGVSARRLRQEFPAHIRKYLWGEHFWSPSCFAASCGEAPLSIIKEYIENQKRPQ; encoded by the coding sequence ATTCGCAGGGGCCGTACGGTTGTCCGCACCCTCCAGGCACACTTGGTCCTCACGCCCAAGTACCGGCGCGGACCGTTCACCGACGAGATCCTGCGACGCTGCGAAGAGACCATGCGTGCCGTCCGCGCCGACTTCGAAACCGAGCTGGTCGAGTTCAATGGCGAACGCGACCACGTCCACCTACTGGTGCACTACCCGCCCAAGGTCGCCCTCTCCCGCCTGGTGGGCTCACTCAAGGGCGTCTCGGCCCGCAGGCTCCGCCAGGAGTTCCCCGCCCACATCCGTAAGTACCTGTGGGGCGAACACTTCTGGTCACCCAGCTGCTTCGCCGCATCATGCGGCGAAGCACCACTATCGATCATCAAGGAATACATCGAGAACCAGAAACGCCCACAGTGA